The Magnolia sinica isolate HGM2019 chromosome 3, MsV1, whole genome shotgun sequence genome includes the window TGGTTGCCATCCACGTCCATGACATACTCGTATTAGATTTGGCCCATACGTCAGGAGCTCTTCagttagggtgcgtttggatcttaagttgcttaagataagctacttattccacaagtagcttatcttaatttctacttattaagaagataagtatgtttggcaaacaacatacttatcggcttctcctctctttcgtctctcttcctctcttcagcaacttctgaaaagtagaaaagctaaaaaaaattaattgaagtgattatgtatttttaagtaaaaaagttacttataagttataactaatcataaaccaaacttactaatctgaaataagtaacttatctactgttgtaagtagaaaaagtaacttatttggtggtatccaaacaggcccttaatgtgcCCTAGTCAAAATCAGACCAGTTTAATCAATTAGGCGAGCCTCATGCGTGTGCGAATAACTGGATGCTTAAACAGGCTAGTTCATGTGTATGCTTTCCTCCCTGATGAGAAAATTGGCCAATGGTTTTAAATAGCGGTTCCCAAGTGCTACTCGCCAGGAGAAAGAAACTGGTATGACTTGCCTCAACTCGTTTAGTTTCAGTCAGTTTTGCTCCAGTGACGCTTTTGCGTGCCCACCAAAATTGTGACAACTCAACCAGGTTTTGGACAATATTTAGAAGCATGGAATGGTTCGATCTACGATCCAGGACTAATTAACAGCAGGCCACAtggtgaatggcttggatctcatacaACCAAGCCACTTTGGCAGGCTGCCTGGAGATTGATGGCTGCAAGTAGCATTCCTCGTTTTGGGTTTGTGCTGGATACCAGTTTGctgaggccttgttaaacataaccCACAGCTAACATTTTTGAGAACTTGATCATACATACTAAGATTCGGCTACCATTCCACACCTATTGTAGGGTGCAGATAAAAGTGGAAGCTCTTCAGGCTCCACTGACAATCATGAAGAAAATGACTTGACTAATGAGACAGCAAGATGTTACATGACAAACACAACTTACTCAGAAAGAATCACGGAATGCAGAGCAGCATTACTTAGTTTAGATACTGCTGCGGAAAAGGCACTTCAGTTATTCACAGACTTGAGGTTTCCGGTGGCTAGAGAAGATGTGCTGAGTGGGCCCGCGACTGAACTATCAGATTTAGCATCGGAGCTTGTCCCATCGATAACTAGGGAAGTTCAGGAGCTTGCTGATTTGGTGCACTCTAGCAAGATGAATTCCTGTTTGGATGCTCGAGTTGAAGCAGTTGAGTATGAGCCACTGATCGGGAAATTCGTGGAAATGACTCATATTGGAAATGATTGGTTACTGCCAAATCTGAGTTGACGTAGATGAGTTGCATAAAACTcgtctgagtcttaaaaccatgggaaGGGTGGTCATCAGTAGTTCTGATTCTGATCATTTCTGTTTGAGAGCATTATAGCCCCATTGGCTGAAGAAGTGGTCTTCATCGGATCATAATCTTAAGTGGTCTTTGCAGGTGATTGACTGCTGGCTAGCTTGTAGGAATTATAGAGTCTTGCTCATCCGCAAATTTAAAGTTTTCTGATAATGCAGGATTATGTATGTGTGGTTCGCCGATTTCTGATCCcaattgatctgatggacctcaTGTGGATGGGGGATGACCTGAAAAGGTCCTGAGAAATGCAACAGTATTGCACATTCAACAAAATAGTCCATCGACTGAAGTGTTGCGAACTTGGAATCCTTCAATACAGAAATATTCTGTGGCATCTGCTGTCTGCAGAcaggtccatcagatcaatggtttggatcgctGGCACCATGGGGCATCCTGTGTGGGCAAGCTATACCTTTGCTGTTGTGTGGGACCGTGTAGGCCCGATGATTCAATCTCCATTTGGTTTTGGAGAAGGGATTTGCTAGTTACTAGCAGAGACTTGAAAAGTTGGaaactgtgtttggatgcaatttggaattgaattgcaatgAGGAAATGACCTGCAAATCAAATAACTACAGGCTGAAGTTATTTGTTGTGCTGGACGCAGTCATGTGTATGTTGATTTTGAGCGGTTCATCTGTTGGGCCCAAATATGGATGGGGCATATTGAAAAATACACTGAAATGCAAATTTGAAACAAACATCGACGTTTGTGGGAAAAATGGGCTATGATGCATGGGAAATCTCTTCAATGCGACCTTTGGGCCACACAGCACACCTCTTGTGGGTCCGATTATACTCTTCAAATCAGTGTCTGATATGGCTGAGAGTTTGAAAATCTCGTATATTCACAGGAAGTCATATGGTAATACGGAATACCACGGGATTTTCATAAAGTATTTAGCATAAAGTTTGCCTGACCTTCCTAAGGGTAACGCGGCATTGCTTTCCTAGAAGGAAAGAGTTCATGTGGAGTAGATCCACctcgtctatcatgtgggccaccttgtgTTTGTTCATGGCAATTAAGGTAGATTCAACACTAGATTGGGCTATACCATAGTAAGTAGTTAAGATGGaaagtcccaccattaaaatcaaccAAATTGTGTTTGGCCTACTGACTTGTATATTtggttgttgtggtgttttaaaAAAGTAATGCTTGTGATGGGCCAACCTattagacggagtggatgtcatattTACACAAAAGGTTGGATGATACGTACCGGCTGGACACTAAACGGTAATCCAGCCCGACGAACTTGGACTTCTCTTTTTTATTGTAAAAAAGAATTTCGCCGGACgctctattttgatttatttatttatttatgggactcacctGATGTGTATGcgtgatccactccaaccattagatgtgtaatcttatgTCGGGTAAATAAGACAAAAATCAAGGCCACCCGTGATTTAAAATTAACACCGTGGTGAGCTGACCCGAACGGGCCACTCTTTTCCAAATATCGTTTAAATCACTCCTCTGCTGGCATTACCAGGATTAATTACCAAAATAACCCCACTTCTCTTCCAAGCATTTTGAGTATTAATTATCATATTAAATTACGCCAAGCAGTAGTGTCTTGGGAAAAGGAACCACACGGACTCCCACCTCTGATTTTTATGGGCCCACTCTGacgtgtatgtgagatccactccacccattagatgtgtaatccagtGATAAACCTATAGCCAATAAATCAGGTTAACCCGtgattcatatgggccacaccaatgggaacaatTAGGAGGGAGacatccatccttgatttttacagggcatTTCATGACGAAACTGTGAAATCCATTCTatccattagatgtcacaccaaaagtaagcttgggtcccaaaaatcagattcataTATGATTCATGTGatccacaccatgggaaatagtttAGTGGGTTAACCTTTTcatgtacactgtttccaatagtGTGGTCGACCTGAACTAAGGATGAGTATGAAATTTGAAACCTTAATCTAACATGAAGTGACATACCTGATGGTtggggttgattttacattaacaaaCCTATGGGGTCCACCCAAGccgtggccccttttccatgccAAAATGAAATTAGTCGGGAAGCATTTACTTGCATTAATTAAGAGGGACTGGCTTCGTTAAATGCAtggctagttggacgaaaatgcaatgtccaactagttgtgtgtgagcatggctctctctctctctctctctctctatatatatatatatcatctatTCGTCTGCTGGTGAGTTAGACATGAGTAGCGGGTAAGATACACCACATGGTGACCCAACACATAATCCTAAGGTCGCCATCCCATTCCCACTGTTCCACATGGCGTGGCCCAATCAAATTTTGGATCTAGCTTATTTTTGAGCGAGTATAGAAGCTGAtggaacggagtggattttacatttagAAATGGTGGTTATTTTTGAGCGAGTATAGAAGCTGAtggaacggagtggattttacatttagAAATGGTGGTGCCCAAAGAACCTATGTTTTACGAGGTGCGTGAAACACGTAATGAATAGAGAGGACTGCCGTCCCTCCGCCCCCCTCTTATTGTATTCTCTCCAGTCTCCCAATCTCTCTGTCTGACCGTTCATTCCACGTGCGTCGCACGTGCCATAGCCCCTGTGCACCGAATCCATACGGTACGGTAGTGGTACAGATAAGAGGAGATTATTATCCGATTTCTCTTACACGGCATACATCACCAGACACAGTGATGGGCAGCGCTGTTCTGAGAAACGGAGCACTCCTTGTCGTCTCTTACCGAAGCTGTTGTTTCAACGCACGCTTTCCGATATTAGGCTTCTCATTCCCCCTCAAACAAAGAAAGCAATGCCCACCAATAGTAACCGGGAGCAGCTGGTTTCCCTTCAGGAGTTTCTGTGCACCTTCGGAGGCTGCGGAGACCAGCGTTGTCGATTCTAtaccctcttcctcctcctccgaTCCAATAAAGGAAGCTGCTGATGCCTTGGACATGAGAGTTGGACGTATCCTAAGAGCCTGGATGCATCCAGAAGCTGATTCCCTCTATGTCGAAGAGGTAGATGTGGGCGAACCTGAACCTAGGACGATATGCAGTGGTCTTGTCAAATTCATCCCTCTAGAGGAGCTTCAGGTGCGTCCTCTTACTCACTCATCATCCTCTCTTGTGTTCTGAGATCCTTGGAATCTTCTTAGGAGGCGTCCCTTTAAaacctaaggggtcatttggaatCTTCTTAGGATgcgggtcatttggatgcctgtaaatgggtcaagttgtaaatgatttacatgtACATCATTTACACATTGTGTTTGGATGACAAAAAGTTAGGGATTT containing:
- the LOC131239181 gene encoding uncharacterized protein LOC131239181 isoform X1, producing the protein MGSAVLRNGALLVVSYRSCCFNARFPILGFSFPLKQRKQCPPIVTGSSWFPFRSFCAPSEAAETSVVDSIPSSSSSDPIKEAADALDMRVGRILRAWMHPEADSLYVEEVDVGEPEPRTICSGLVKFIPLEELQDTKVIVLANLKPRNMRGVKSNGMLMAASDASHENVELLLPPEGSIPGERIWFGSEDEKEKQLNAATPNQVQKKKIWESIQPHLKTTDSCVAVLGGHPMRTSAGVVVCRSLKNANIS